Proteins encoded by one window of Canis lupus dingo isolate Sandy chromosome 10, ASM325472v2, whole genome shotgun sequence:
- the MSH6 gene encoding DNA mismatch repair protein Msh6 isoform X2, with protein MPTRPRPGPPVKAAAPLPPGPPLLPAGMRPGARPHLGLGRWLAARRRRRRGTSTEGCGGSCDFSPGDLVWAKMEGYPWWPCLVYNHPFDGTFIREKGKSVRIHVQFFDDSPTRGWVSRRLLKPYTGSQSKEVQKGGHFYSSKPEILRAMQRADEALNKDKIERLELAVCDEPSEPEEEEEMEVGATHSSEKSEEDNEIESEEEVRPKVQGSRRSSRQIKKRRVISDSESDIGGSDVEFKPDAKEEGSSDEISSGVGDSDSEGLDSPVKVASKRKKMVTGNGSLKRKSSRKEMPPATKRSTGISSETKSALNAYSAPQNSESQAHIGGGCDDSSRPTIWYHETLEWLKEEKRRDLHRRRPDHPDFDASTLYVPEDFLNSCTPGMRKWWQIKSQNFDLIIFYKVGKFYELYHMDALTGVNELGLVFMKGNWAHSGFPEIAFGRYSDSLVQKGYKVARVEQTETPEMMEARCRKMAHISKYDRVVRREICRVITKGTQTYSVLEGDPSENYSKYLLSLKEKEEDSSGHTRVYGVCFVDTSLGKFFIGQFSDDRHCSRFRTLVAHYPPVQVLFEKGNLSTETKMILKGSLSSSLQEGLIPGSQFWDAAKTLRTLLEEEYFKEKLNEDSGVMLPQVLKGMTSESDSLGLTPGEKSELALSALGGCVFYLKKCLIDQELLSMANFEEYVPLDSDVVSATRPGAVFAKANQRMVLDAVTLSNLEIFMNGTNGSTEGTLLEKIDTCHTPFGKRLLKQWLCAPLCSPYAINDRLDAIEDLMVVPDKISDVADLLKKLPDLERLLSKIHNVGSPLKSQNHPDSRAIMYEETTYSKKKIIDFLSALEGFKVICKIIEIMEEVVDNFKSKILKQVITLQTKNPEGRFPDLTVELNRWDTAFDHEKARKTGLITPKAGFDSDYDQALADIRENEQSLLEYLEKQRSRIGCRTIVYWGIGRNRYQLEIPENFITRNLPEEYELKSTKKGCKRYWTKTIEKKLANLINAEERRDVSLKDCMRRLFYNFDKNYKDWQSAVECIAVLDVLLCLANYSQGSDGPMCRPVILLPEEGTPPFLDLRGSRHPCITKTFFGDDFIPNDILIGCEEEEEENGKAYCVLVTGPNMGGKSTLMRQAGLLAVMAQMGCYVPAEVCRLTPIDRVFTRLGASDRIMSGESTFFVELSETASILTHATAHSLVLVDELGRGTATFDGTAIANAVVKELAENIKCRTLFSTHYHSLVEDYSQNVAVRLGHMACMVENECEDPSQETITFLYKFIKGACPKSYGFNAARLANLPEEVIQKGHRKAREFEKMTQSLRLFREVCLASERSTVDAEAVPKLLTLIKEL; from the exons ATGCCAACAAGGCCTCGGCCAGGGCCTCCGGTGAAGGCGGCGGCGCCGCTGCCGCCGGGGCCTCCCCTTCTCCCGGCGGGGATGCGGCCTGGAGCGAGGCCGCACCTGGGCCTGGGCCGCTGGCTGGCCGCGCGTCGCCGCCGGAGGCGAGGAACATCAACGGAGGGCTGCGGAGG TTCTTGTGACTTCTCACCAGGTGATTTGGTTTGGGCCAAGATGGAGGGTTATCCCTGGTGGCCTTGCCTGGTTTACAACCACCCTTTTGATGGAACATTCATCCGTGAGAAAGGGAAGTCTGTCCGAATTCATGTACAGTTTTTTGATGACAGCCCAACAAGGGGCTGGGTTAGCAGAAGGCTATTAAAGCCATACACAG gGTCACAATCAAAGGAAGTACAAAAGGGAGGTCATTTTTACAGTTCAAAGCCTGAAATACTCAGAGCAATGCAACGTGCAGATGAAGCCTTGAATAAAGACAAGATTGAGAGGCTTGAATTGGCTGTGTGTGATGAGCCCTCAGaaccagaggaagaagaagagatggAG GTAGGTGCAACTCATTCATCAGAAAAGAGTGAAGAAGACAATGAAATTGAAAGTGAAGAAGAAGTAAGGCCTAAGGTCCAAGGATCTAGGCGAAGTAGCCGCCAAATAAAAAAACGAAGGGTCATATCAGACTCTGAGAGTGACATTGGTGGCTCTGATGTGGAATTTAAGCCAGATGCTAAGGAGGAAGGAAGCAGTGATGAAATAAGCAGTGGAGTAGGGGATAGTGACAGTGAGGGCCTAGACAGCCCGGTCAAAGTTGCTTCAAAGCGGAAGAAAATGGTGACTGGAAATGGCTCTCTCAAAAGGAAGAGTTCAAGGAAGGAAATGCCCCCGGCCACCAAACGATCAACTGGCATTTCATCGGAAACCAAGAGTGCTTTGAATGCTTACTCTGCCCCTCAAAATTCTGAATCTCAAGCCCACATTGGTGGGGGATGTGATGATAGTAGTCGCCCCACTATCTGGTATCATGAAACTTTAGAATGGCttaaggaggaaaagagaagagatctACATAGGAGGCGACCTGATCACCCTGATTTTGATGCATCCACACTCTATGTGCCTGAGGATTTCCTTAATTCCTGTACTCCTGGGATGAGGAAGTGGTGGCAGATCAAGTCTCAGAACTTTGatctgattatattttataagGTGGGGAAGTTTTATGAGCTGTACCACATGGATGCTCTTACTGGAGTCAATGAACTAGGGCTGGTATTCATGAAAGGCAACTGGGCTCATTCTGGTTTCCCTGAAATTGCATTTGGCCGATACTCTGATTCTCTGGTTCAGAAGGGCTATAAAGTAGCACGAGTGGAACAGACTGAGACCCCAGAAATGATGGAGGCACGATGCCGGAAGATGGCACATATATCTAAGTATGACAGAGTGGTGAGGAGGGAGATCTGTAGAGTCATTACCAAGGGTACACAGACCTACAGTGTATTGGAAGGTGACCCTTCTGAGAACTACAGTAAGTATCTTCTTAGCctcaaagaaaaagaggaggattCTTCTGGCCACACTCGGGTCTATGGAGTATGTTTTGTTGATACCTCACTGGGAAAGTTTTTCATAGGTCAGTTTTCAGACGATCGCCATTGTTCCAGGTTTAGGACTCTAGTGGCACACTATCCTCCAGTACAAGTCTTGTTTGAGAAAGGAAATCTCTCAACAGAAACTAAGATGATTCTGAAGGGTTCGTTATCCTCCTCTCTTCAGGAAGGTCTCATACCAGGCTCCCAGTTTTGGGATGCAGCCAAAACTTTGAGAACTCTCCTTgaagaagaatattttaaggaaaagttaAATGAGGACAGTGGGGTGATGTTACCCCAGGTGCTTAAAGGTATGACCTCAGAGTCTGATTCTCTTGGGCTGACACCAGGAGAGAAGAGTGAATTGGCCCTCTCTGCTCTAGGTGGTTGTGTCTTCTACCTCAAAAAATGCCTTATTGATCAAGAGCTCTTATCAATGGCTAATTTTGAAGAATATGTTCCCTTGGATTCTGATGTGGTCAGTGCTACAAGACCTGGTGCTGTTTTTGCTAAAGCCAATCAACGAATGGTGCTAGATGCTGTGACATTAAGCAACTTGGAGATTTTCATGAATGGAACAAATGGTTCTACTGAAGGGACCCTGCTAGAGAAGATTGATACTTGCCATACTCCCTTTGGTAAGCGGCTTCTAAAGCAGTGGCTTTGTGCCCCACTCTGTAGCCCTTACGCTATCAACGATCGTCTAGATGCTATAGAAGACCTCATGGTTGTGCCTGACAAAATCTCTGATGTGGCGGACCTTTTAAAGAAGCTTCCAGACCTCGAGAGGCTGCTGAGTAAAATTCATAATGTTGGGTCTCCCTTGaagagccagaaccacccagatAGCAGAGCTATAATGTATGAAGAGACTACATACAgcaaaaaaaagattattgattttctttctgctCTAGAAGGATTCAAagtaatatgtaaaattatagaGATCATGGAAGAAGTCGTGGACAACTTTAAGTCTAAAATCCTTAAGCAGGTTATTACTCTGCAGACAAAAAATCCTGAGGGCCGTTTTCCTGATTTGACTGTAGAATTGAACCGATGGGATACAGCCTTTGATCATGAAAAGGCTCGAAAGACTGGACTAATTACTCCCAAAGCAGGATTTGACTCTGATTATGACCAAGCTCTTGCTGAcataagagaaaatgaacagagcctgCTGGAATACTTGGAGAAACAGCGCAGTCGAATTGGCTGCAGGACCATTGTCTACTGGGGGATTGGTAGGAACCGTTATCAGTTGGAAATTCCAGAGAATTTCATCACTCGTAATTTGCCAGAAGAATATGAGTTGAAATCTACCAAGAAGGGCTGTAAACGATACTGGACCAAAACTATTGAAAAGAAGTTGGCTAATCTGATAAATGCTGAAGAACGGAGAGACGTATCATTGAAGGACTGTATGAGGCGACTATTTTATAACTTTGATAAAAATTACAAAGACTGGCAGTCTGCTGTTGAGTGCATCGCAGTATTAG ATGTCTTACTGTGCCTGGCTAACTACAGTCAAGGGAGTGATGGCCCTATGTGTCGTCCAGTAATTTTGTTGCCAGAAGAAGGCACTCCTCCCTTCTTAGACCTTAGAGGATCACGTCATCCCTGCATTACGAAGACTTTTTTTGGAGATGACTTTATACCCAATGACATTCTAATAGGctgtgaggaagaggaggaggaaaatggcAAAGCTTATTGTGTGCTTGTTACTGGACCTAACATGGGGGGCAAGTCTACACTCATGAGACAG GCTGGCCTATTAGCTGTAATGGCCCAGATGGGTTGTTATGTACCTGCTGAAGTGTGTAGGCTCACACCAATTGATAGAGTATTTACTAGACTTGGTGCCTCAGACAGAATAATGTCAG GCGAAAGTACATTTTTTGTTGAATTGAGTGAAACTGCCAGCATACTTACGCATGCAACCGCACATTCTCTGGTGCTTGTGGATGAATTAG ggaGAGGTACTGCAACATTCGATGGAACAGCAATAGCAAATGCAGTTGTTAAAGAACTTGCTGAGAACATAAAGTGTCGTACATTGTTTTCTACCCATTACCATTCGTTAGTAGAAGATTATTCTCAAAATGTTGCAGTGCGCCTGGGCCACATG gcatGCATGGTAGAAAATGAATGTGAGGATCCTAGCCAGGAGACTATTACCTTCCTTTATAAATTCATTAAGGGAGCTTGTCCTAAAAGCTATGGCTTTAATGCAGCAAGGCTTGCTAATCTTCCAGAGGAGGTTATTCAAAAGGGACATAGAAAAGCAAGAGAATTTGAGAAGATGACTCAATCACTACGATTATTTCG ggaaGTTTGCCTGGCTAGTGAAAGGTCGACTGTAGATGCTGAAGCTGTCCCTAAGTTGCTGACTTTGATTAAGGAATTATAG